The proteins below come from a single Panulirus ornatus isolate Po-2019 chromosome 15, ASM3632096v1, whole genome shotgun sequence genomic window:
- the Rpp20 gene encoding ribonuclease P protein subunit p20 isoform X2 codes for MATEAREAASQVSSSIAIIDPEEQWLRRRLPRHLPKRPNDIYVTSTSNFKQLRGLSILSESGWVIVHGLGSAVPNAINLALSLEGAVSTPTTVHTNTSSVHLTEDIEPSLNGADHDYHSKGYAAVHIKISLQKSFAKDNSFTKEPNKAVKRN; via the exons ATGGCCACAGAAGCAAGAGAAGCTGCATCTCAGGTCAGCAGTAGTATTGCTATCATTGACCCTGAAGAACAGTGGCTCAGACGAAGACTGCCTCGACACTTGCCAAAACGACCCAATGATATATATGTGACAAGTACTTCAAACTTCAAG CAGTTGCGTGGATTGAGCATACTGAGTGAATCTGGTTGGGTCATCGTGCATGGACTTGGATCAGCTGTGCCAAATGCCATAAACCTGGCTCTTTCCCTGGAGGGAGCTGTTAGTACTCCTACCACAGTCCATACAAATACATCTTCAGTCCACCTTACTG aggACATAGAACCCTCACTAAATGGAGCAGACCATGATTACCATTCAAAAGGCTATGCAGCAGTCCACATCAAAATTTCTCTTCAGAAAAGTTTTGCCAAAGATAATTCTTTTACAAAAGAACCAAACAAAGCAGTAAAAAGAAATTAG
- the Rpp20 gene encoding ribonuclease P protein subunit p20 isoform X1 gives MATEAREAASQVSSSIAIIDPEEQWLRRRLPRHLPKRPNDIYVTSTSNFKGQQLRGLSILSESGWVIVHGLGSAVPNAINLALSLEGAVSTPTTVHTNTSSVHLTEDIEPSLNGADHDYHSKGYAAVHIKISLQKSFAKDNSFTKEPNKAVKRN, from the exons ATGGCCACAGAAGCAAGAGAAGCTGCATCTCAGGTCAGCAGTAGTATTGCTATCATTGACCCTGAAGAACAGTGGCTCAGACGAAGACTGCCTCGACACTTGCCAAAACGACCCAATGATATATATGTGACAAGTACTTCAAACTTCAAG GGACAGCAGTTGCGTGGATTGAGCATACTGAGTGAATCTGGTTGGGTCATCGTGCATGGACTTGGATCAGCTGTGCCAAATGCCATAAACCTGGCTCTTTCCCTGGAGGGAGCTGTTAGTACTCCTACCACAGTCCATACAAATACATCTTCAGTCCACCTTACTG aggACATAGAACCCTCACTAAATGGAGCAGACCATGATTACCATTCAAAAGGCTATGCAGCAGTCCACATCAAAATTTCTCTTCAGAAAAGTTTTGCCAAAGATAATTCTTTTACAAAAGAACCAAACAAAGCAGTAAAAAGAAATTAG